In Clostridium sporogenes, one genomic interval encodes:
- the ccpM gene encoding Cys-rich peptide radical SAM maturase CcpM, protein MNVEGSFIHLFKTRGGNYAYDVNTNSFLKISKDTYELLCKNMNSDSKEKHFEVIEDIKKEGFLSSNTIEEMVHPMSEVLPNYLDSSLYMLTLQVTQQCNFRCKYCTYSGLDENRTHSNKDMSLDIAKKAIDFYIKHSRDSKYLNIGFYGGEPLLRFDFVRECVNYAKEKGEGKTVEFNMTTNGTLFNEERLKFLSENNFKIMISLDGPKEIHDKNRTFLNGEGTFDKIMKNIEMIKSKYPKFLDENIDFNAVIDGKSDVVCTNKFFINYDTVKDLKVRTSFVSDTYKKIEQFTVEEENMIKIGYEGFKVLLWKLGKLDEKHVSKLFQGNFNNVKNLLHDKKSTYKKLNKKGHHGGPCIPGVTRLFVAVDGKFFPCEKVNEKSKVMQIGNISDGFDIEKIRNLMNVGKLTENKCKRCWAFRYCFLCSAFADDNTKLSKEKKTSRCIEVRASVDDMFKTYCTLKEFGYDFEEKRIMENV, encoded by the coding sequence ATGAATGTAGAAGGCTCTTTTATTCATTTATTTAAAACTAGAGGAGGCAACTATGCTTATGATGTAAATACAAATAGTTTTTTGAAAATTAGTAAGGATACTTATGAATTATTATGTAAAAATATGAATTCAGATAGTAAAGAAAAGCATTTTGAAGTTATTGAAGATATAAAAAAAGAAGGATTTCTATCTTCTAATACAATAGAAGAAATGGTTCATCCAATGAGCGAGGTATTGCCAAATTACTTAGATAGTTCTCTTTATATGCTTACACTTCAAGTTACTCAACAATGTAATTTTAGGTGTAAATATTGCACATATTCAGGACTTGATGAAAATAGAACACATTCAAACAAAGATATGAGTTTAGATATAGCCAAAAAGGCTATAGACTTTTATATTAAGCATTCTAGGGACTCTAAATACTTAAATATTGGATTTTATGGGGGAGAGCCTCTTTTAAGGTTTGATTTTGTAAGGGAATGTGTTAATTATGCTAAGGAAAAAGGGGAAGGTAAAACCGTAGAATTTAACATGACTACTAATGGAACTTTATTTAATGAAGAAAGATTAAAATTTTTAAGTGAAAATAACTTTAAAATAATGATTAGTCTTGATGGACCAAAAGAAATACATGATAAAAATAGAACATTTTTAAATGGAGAAGGAACTTTTGATAAGATAATGAAAAATATTGAGATGATAAAATCTAAGTATCCTAAATTTTTAGACGAAAATATTGATTTTAATGCAGTTATAGATGGGAAAAGTGATGTAGTATGTACTAATAAGTTTTTTATTAATTATGATACAGTAAAAGATTTAAAAGTAAGAACCTCCTTTGTTAGTGATACATACAAGAAAATTGAACAATTTACAGTGGAAGAAGAGAATATGATAAAAATTGGTTATGAAGGATTTAAAGTATTGTTATGGAAACTTGGTAAGTTAGATGAAAAACATGTATCAAAACTTTTTCAAGGTAACTTTAACAATGTTAAAAATCTTTTACATGATAAAAAATCTACCTATAAGAAACTAAATAAAAAGGGGCATCATGGGGGACCATGTATTCCAGGAGTTACAAGATTATTTGTAGCTGTAGATGGAAAATTTTTCCCCTGTGAAAAGGTAAATGAAAAATCTAAAGTAATGCAAATTGGAAATATAAGTGATGGATTTGATATTGAAAAAATAAGAAATCTTATGAATGTAGGTAAGCTTACAGAAAATAAATGTAAAAGGTGTTGGGCGTTTAGATATTGTTTCTTATGTTCAGCATTTGCAGATGACAATACTAAGTTATCAAAAGAAAAGAAGACTTCAAGATGCATAGAGGTTAGAGCTTCTGTAGATGACATGTTTAAAACTTATTGTACTTTAAAAGAGTTTGGATATGATTTTGAAGAAAAAAGAATTATGGAAAATGTATAA
- a CDS encoding DUF523 domain-containing protein: MKVLVSSCVMGCNCKYNGGNNLNSRVVDFLRDKEVIEICPEMLASMSIPRASAEIVDECVTESNGKNVDKEYRKGVELALEKIKSEDIDLVILQSRSPTCGVNKIYDGSFTGKLIEGQGLFAKALIYAGYKVIDSEDV, translated from the coding sequence ATGAAAGTATTGGTTAGTTCTTGTGTTATGGGATGTAACTGCAAATATAATGGTGGTAATAACTTAAATTCAAGAGTAGTAGATTTTTTAAGGGATAAAGAAGTAATTGAAATTTGTCCAGAAATGTTAGCTAGTATGAGTATTCCAAGAGCTTCTGCTGAAATAGTAGATGAATGTGTTACTGAATCTAATGGTAAAAATGTTGACAAGGAATATCGAAAAGGAGTTGAATTAGCATTAGAAAAAATAAAAAGTGAAGATATTGATTTAGTAATTCTTCAGTCACGCAGTCCGACTTGTGGAGTTAATAAAATCTATGATGGGAGCTTTACGGGAAAATTGATTGAAGGTCAAGGACTATTCGCAAAAGCTCTTATTTATGCTGGCTATAAAGTAATTGATTCAGAAGATGTTTAA
- a CDS encoding ATP-binding protein, with protein sequence MEEIKDQRENGLGINHQNLNYKGIENVRDSYKEVCNKCGGSTWITNIDKEGRVYCRRCSCYEMQRAKDMWNLAGINTEQSKHTFSNYKPYNETTELAKNTAIQYYKNFDKIKNTRRNSIAFIGQVGSGKTHLSIALAVNFLRNKQIPVIYMPYRNTITKIKQNMIDEEYYSKILSKYQKAKLLLIDDLFKGKINESDTNIMFEIINYRYMNYLPMIVSSEFTIERLLDFDEAIGSRIIEMAKDYTVEIVGKENNYRLKI encoded by the coding sequence ATGGAGGAGATAAAGGATCAAAGAGAAAATGGTCTGGGTATAAACCACCAAAACCTAAATTACAAAGGGATAGAGAATGTAAGGGACTCATATAAAGAAGTTTGTAATAAATGCGGTGGTAGTACATGGATAACTAATATAGATAAAGAGGGCAGAGTTTATTGCAGAAGGTGTAGCTGCTATGAAATGCAAAGGGCTAAAGATATGTGGAACTTAGCAGGAATAAATACTGAGCAATCTAAACATACCTTTTCAAACTATAAACCCTATAACGAAACAACTGAATTAGCAAAGAATACAGCCATTCAATACTATAAAAATTTTGATAAAATCAAAAATACAAGGCGAAATAGTATTGCTTTTATAGGGCAAGTGGGTAGCGGCAAAACTCATTTAAGTATAGCTTTAGCTGTAAATTTTTTAAGAAATAAACAAATTCCAGTTATATATATGCCTTATAGAAATACTATAACAAAAATAAAACAGAATATGATAGATGAAGAATATTATAGTAAGATTTTATCTAAGTACCAAAAGGCAAAGCTTCTTCTCATAGATGATTTATTTAAGGGTAAAATAAATGAATCTGATACAAACATAATGTTTGAAATAATTAATTATAGATATATGAATTATTTACCTATGATAGTTAGTTCTGAATTTACCATAGAAAGGCTCCTAGATTTTGATGAAGCTATAGGAAGCAGAATAATTGAAATGGCAAAGGATTATACTGTTGAAATAGTTGGGAAGGAAAATAATTATAGATTAAAAATTTGA
- the ltrA gene encoding group II intron reverse transcriptase/maturase, with protein METINKFNKSATSPHITEWYTLNWKKINKYVKRLRQRIFRAEQLSQKRKVKKLQRLMLRSKANLLISIKRVTQINKGKRTAGIDGFKATTEWEKIGLFNLLKNYNIKYIKPKPAKRTYIPKKNGKLRPLGIPIIKDRIYQNIVKNALEPQWESKFEAIAYGFRPKRGTHDAIQQLYLKLRKGSKRQWIFEGDFKGCFDNLNHEYIIECLNNFPAKETIYKWLKAGYIDNNVFKNTNEGTPQGGIISPLLANIALHGIEEELGVEYRLNKRQGYYLKGDSIGIVKYADDFVILCKTKEEAETMYEKLSPYLKKRGLELAEDKTRITHISMGFDFLGFNIRQYKKNKGMTLLIKPSKASIKKVKKSIKEVFEEHRGNPIGAIIGKLNPIIRGTGNYWSCVISKDIYSSIDHYVWLKTRKYLKTLHPNKSWKWRIKRYFKPDFTGVSKDKWILTDPNNNKNQLMKMNWIPIVRHVLIKYKNSPDDPSLKDYFKVRDEKEFNRHNILSRRKLAKKSKYKCRICNQSLVGEESLEVNHIVPTLIGGKDEYDNLELLHTSCHIQHHKLLNKYGEGKDLPKIKKFFAEKNVDPSGKEGITLMKKQLRKFKYNLLG; from the coding sequence ATGGAAACTATTAATAAATTTAATAAGTCGGCTACTTCTCCACATATCACAGAGTGGTACACACTTAACTGGAAGAAAATAAATAAATATGTGAAGAGATTACGCCAACGGATTTTTCGTGCCGAGCAGTTAAGTCAAAAAAGAAAAGTTAAGAAACTACAAAGACTAATGTTGAGAAGCAAGGCTAATTTGTTAATCTCAATTAAGAGGGTAACTCAAATCAATAAGGGGAAACGAACAGCAGGGATTGATGGATTTAAAGCAACTACTGAATGGGAGAAAATAGGATTATTTAACCTACTCAAAAATTATAATATCAAATACATTAAACCTAAACCTGCTAAAAGAACATATATCCCTAAGAAAAACGGTAAATTAAGACCTTTAGGAATACCAATAATTAAAGATAGGATATATCAAAATATTGTTAAAAATGCTCTTGAACCTCAATGGGAAAGTAAATTTGAAGCCATAGCATATGGGTTTAGACCTAAAAGAGGTACACACGACGCAATCCAACAATTATATCTAAAATTGAGAAAAGGCAGTAAACGCCAGTGGATTTTTGAGGGTGATTTCAAAGGTTGTTTTGATAATCTAAACCATGAATATATTATAGAATGTCTTAATAACTTTCCAGCTAAAGAAACGATATATAAATGGCTCAAGGCTGGATATATTGATAACAATGTCTTTAAAAATACAAATGAAGGTACACCGCAAGGTGGAATAATTTCACCGTTACTAGCTAATATTGCATTACACGGAATAGAAGAAGAACTAGGGGTTGAATATCGGCTTAATAAAAGACAAGGATACTATCTAAAGGGCGACTCCATAGGTATTGTGAAATATGCTGATGATTTTGTTATTTTATGTAAGACAAAAGAAGAAGCAGAAACAATGTACGAGAAACTTAGTCCTTATCTTAAGAAAAGGGGACTGGAACTTGCTGAAGATAAAACGAGAATAACTCATATCAGTATGGGATTTGATTTTCTTGGATTCAATATAAGGCAATACAAGAAAAATAAGGGTATGACATTACTAATTAAACCATCCAAAGCAAGTATTAAAAAAGTCAAAAAATCAATCAAAGAAGTCTTTGAAGAACATAGAGGTAATCCAATCGGAGCAATAATAGGTAAACTTAATCCAATCATAAGAGGCACAGGAAACTATTGGTCTTGTGTAATATCGAAAGATATCTATAGTAGCATAGACCACTATGTATGGCTTAAGACAAGAAAATATCTTAAAACACTTCATCCAAATAAATCTTGGAAATGGAGAATTAAAAGGTACTTTAAACCTGATTTTACGGGAGTAAGTAAAGACAAATGGATACTTACAGACCCTAATAATAACAAAAATCAGTTAATGAAAATGAATTGGATACCTATAGTAAGACATGTATTAATTAAATATAAAAACAGCCCAGATGACCCTAGTTTAAAAGACTATTTTAAAGTAAGAGATGAAAAAGAGTTTAATAGACATAATATTTTAAGCAGACGCAAATTAGCTAAGAAAAGCAAATATAAATGTAGAATATGCAATCAATCATTAGTTGGCGAGGAATCACTTGAGGTCAACCATATTGTACCAACTCTAATTGGTGGTAAAGATGAATATGATAACTTAGAACTACTACATACAAGTTGTCATATACAACATCATAAATTACTGAACAAATATGGGGAAGGTAAAGATTTGCCTAAAATTAAAAAATTCTTCGCAGAAAAAAATGTAGACCCATCAGGTAAAGAGGGAATAACCTTGATGAAAAAACAGCTTAGAAAGTTTAAATATAACTTGCTAGGATAA
- a CDS encoding CLI_3235 family bacteriocin precursor: protein MKKLTKKLNFKSDTVEAYCTCHSNCSCYQACGVAGAFKSNNITVTNWDGRHNSSEIAKWQ, encoded by the coding sequence ATGAAAAAACTTACTAAAAAATTAAATTTTAAATCTGATACAGTAGAAGCTTATTGTACATGTCATTCAAATTGTAGTTGTTATCAAGCATGTGGAGTAGCAGGAGCATTTAAATCAAATAACATAACTGTTACTAATTGGGATGGAAGACACAATTCATCTGAAATAGCTAAATGGCAATAG
- a CDS encoding GNAT family N-acetyltransferase: MNNKRSNEIYTKRLLLRKFQICDFENYYDILKQEEVSMWLGSGKRKSPEDVICIMKNFEKHWVENNYGVWAVTNKETNELIGHCGFNILEDTKEIELLYAFDSKFWRKGYATEASMAAIKFLSENFKLNRIVALVYPNNNRSSNVIKKIGFEYKGMEEHFGVELLYYKLNLDKSSL; the protein is encoded by the coding sequence ATGAATAATAAAAGATCTAATGAGATTTACACTAAAAGATTACTTTTGAGAAAATTTCAGATTTGTGATTTTGAAAATTATTATGACATTTTAAAGCAAGAAGAAGTTAGTATGTGGCTTGGGAGTGGAAAAAGAAAAAGTCCAGAGGATGTTATATGTATAATGAAAAATTTTGAAAAACATTGGGTTGAAAATAATTATGGTGTTTGGGCTGTAACAAATAAAGAGACTAATGAACTTATAGGTCATTGTGGATTTAATATTCTTGAAGATACGAAAGAAATAGAATTGTTATATGCTTTTGATTCTAAGTTTTGGAGAAAAGGTTATGCCACCGAAGCATCAATGGCTGCAATTAAATTTTTATCTGAAAATTTTAAACTAAATCGTATAGTTGCATTAGTCTATCCCAATAATAATAGATCAAGTAATGTTATTAAGAAAATAGGATTTGAATATAAAGGAATGGAGGAACATTTTGGTGTAGAATTATTATATTATAAATTAAATTTAGATAAATCGTCGCTTTAA
- a CDS encoding DDE-type integrase/transposase/recombinase, with translation MVAYDVSTRNNISLVQKTVDKLLNMDLPKECIIHTDQGFQYTHKKYCNQLKSSGIIQSMSRKGNCWDNAPIESFFSNLKSELIYLFL, from the coding sequence ATTGTAGCTTATGATGTTAGCACTCGAAACAATATATCTTTAGTTCAAAAAACTGTAGATAAACTTTTAAATATGGATTTGCCTAAAGAATGTATTATACATACTGATCAGGGATTTCAATATACGCATAAAAAATATTGCAATCAACTTAAAAGTTCTGGGATCATACAATCTATGTCTAGAAAGGGAAATTGTTGGGATAATGCACCTATAGAAAGTTTTTTTAGTAATCTAAAATCCGAACTAATATATTTATTTTTATAA
- a CDS encoding ArsR/SmtB family transcription factor has protein sequence MDIVQMLKALGDETRIRILNLLKDEELCVCEIEHILGITQSNASRHLTKLSILKIVDYEKKAQWVYYKLSKKTLEQFPFIKELLENELNKIDICKNDTESLIKYKKSGMTCENLRDYKSGLGNSCNCENN, from the coding sequence ATGGATATAGTACAGATGCTAAAAGCATTAGGCGATGAAACTAGAATTAGAATATTAAACCTATTAAAAGATGAGGAATTATGTGTATGCGAAATTGAACATATATTAGGAATTACACAATCAAACGCTTCAAGACACCTCACTAAGCTAAGTATTTTAAAGATTGTGGACTATGAGAAAAAAGCTCAATGGGTGTATTATAAATTAAGTAAAAAAACTTTGGAACAGTTCCCATTTATAAAAGAACTCTTAGAGAATGAGCTAAATAAAATAGACATATGTAAGAATGACACAGAAAGCTTAATTAAATATAAAAAGAGTGGAATGACTTGCGAAAATTTAAGAGATTATAAAAGTGGATTGGGGAATAGTTGTAACTGTGAAAATAATTAA
- a CDS encoding TIGR04066 family peptide maturation system protein has protein sequence MGINKEKAMIYPFDSEFAPIIRHRNLLKDYEITKLVSVNGWALVSEDSSVADGSKTTEIEVTADFSKALSSCDTVIISDSYMKADFKEIIYPKIVEAVQNNKNIVCTVKLEKKMLNNIKVMCESRKVNFSYCVCEQKYNILNMEAVQLEKIQTPIIFVLGTGDRSGKFEIQLSLRENLMQMGYKVSQVGSRNYCELMDFHSFPQFMYSTEITEEEKVIYFNNFIKDIELNDNSDVIIIGVPGGIMPFNDKYTNGFGILAYEISQAVKPDAAVFTTLYEDYNKEYFESIDNTIKYKFGFEIDCYNLSNIQFDWMKLENLNEQFYITLDYNFISKKKDKLNSYKLNKPIYNILEEKGNADMAQYLINRLSEDENYNIV, from the coding sequence ATGGGCATTAACAAAGAAAAAGCAATGATATACCCTTTTGATAGCGAATTTGCGCCTATAATAAGACATCGAAATCTTTTAAAGGATTATGAAATTACAAAATTAGTATCTGTAAACGGATGGGCATTGGTTTCAGAAGATTCATCTGTAGCAGATGGAAGTAAGACTACAGAAATTGAAGTAACAGCAGATTTTTCGAAAGCACTAAGTTCATGTGATACAGTTATAATTTCAGATTCATATATGAAAGCAGACTTTAAAGAGATTATATACCCTAAAATTGTAGAAGCGGTACAAAATAATAAAAATATAGTATGTACTGTTAAATTAGAAAAAAAAATGTTAAACAATATAAAAGTCATGTGTGAGTCAAGAAAAGTAAACTTTTCATATTGTGTTTGTGAGCAGAAATACAATATTTTAAATATGGAAGCTGTTCAATTAGAGAAAATACAAACACCTATAATATTTGTTTTAGGAACAGGAGATAGAAGTGGAAAGTTTGAAATTCAGTTATCCTTAAGAGAAAATTTAATGCAAATGGGATATAAAGTTAGCCAGGTGGGGTCAAGAAACTACTGCGAACTTATGGACTTTCATTCCTTCCCTCAATTTATGTATAGTACAGAGATTACAGAAGAGGAAAAAGTTATTTATTTTAATAACTTTATTAAAGATATAGAATTAAATGATAATTCAGATGTAATTATAATAGGTGTTCCAGGAGGAATAATGCCTTTTAATGATAAATATACTAATGGGTTTGGTATATTAGCATATGAAATATCGCAGGCTGTAAAACCAGATGCTGCTGTATTTACTACTTTATATGAAGATTATAATAAAGAATATTTTGAATCTATAGATAATACTATCAAATACAAGTTTGGTTTTGAAATAGATTGCTATAATTTATCTAATATTCAATTTGATTGGATGAAACTTGAGAATTTAAATGAACAGTTCTATATTACATTAGATTATAATTTTATATCAAAAAAGAAGGATAAATTAAATTCATATAAATTAAATAAACCTATTTATAATATATTGGAGGAAAAAGGAAATGCGGATATGGCCCAGTATCTAATAAATAGGCTTTCAGAGGATGAAAATTATAATATAGTATAG
- the arsM gene encoding arsenite methyltransferase has translation MSDFKKGDVRNAVRNSYRKIAIGNVKEDRCCGGSINLKKSSIEISRKIGYSDEEISTVPEEANMGLGCGNPQLIANLKEGETVIDLGSGGGFDCFLASKKVGIKGYIIRVDMTPEMINKSRVMSKKYRYRNIDFRLGEIENLPVADNTADVIISNCVINLSPNKQRVYNEAYRVLKKGGRIAISDIVLIRELTKEMKQDEKLYCGUVTGASSAEELKLYLEKAGFSDIRIETQEVSKEYAEKWAHNLKVGEYIMSASIKAIKSK, from the coding sequence ATGAGTGATTTTAAAAAGGGCGATGTTAGAAATGCTGTTCGTAATAGTTATAGGAAAATAGCTATTGGAAATGTAAAAGAGGATAGATGTTGTGGGGGAAGTATTAATCTTAAAAAATCTTCTATAGAGATATCACGTAAAATTGGATATTCTGATGAAGAAATATCAACTGTTCCAGAGGAAGCTAATATGGGGTTAGGTTGCGGAAATCCCCAATTAATAGCTAATCTTAAAGAAGGCGAGACTGTTATAGACCTTGGAAGTGGAGGAGGATTTGACTGTTTTTTGGCTTCAAAGAAAGTTGGGATTAAGGGATATATTATTAGAGTTGACATGACTCCAGAGATGATTAATAAATCAAGAGTTATGTCTAAGAAATATAGATATAGAAATATAGACTTTAGATTAGGTGAAATTGAAAATCTTCCTGTAGCAGATAACACTGCGGATGTAATTATTTCAAATTGCGTTATAAATTTATCTCCAAATAAACAAAGGGTATATAATGAAGCTTATCGTGTATTAAAAAAAGGTGGTAGAATTGCTATTTCTGATATAGTTCTTATTAGAGAATTGACCAAGGAAATGAAGCAAGATGAGAAGCTTTATTGTGGATGAGTTACTGGGGCATCTTCAGCTGAAGAATTAAAATTATATTTAGAAAAGGCTGGTTTTAGTGATATTAGAATTGAAACTCAAGAAGTTTCAAAGGAATATGCTGAAAAATGGGCACATAACTTAAAAGTTGGAGAATATATTATGTCTGCATCAATAAAAGCAATAAAATCAAAATAG
- a CDS encoding peptide maturation system acyl carrier-related protein, giving the protein MIEIKEVLKEIFKNRFQIDFDKMDEIAMNKQLLGLEIGMSPNDLVYLLFDIEKEFKINVPKEEIAKGNFCTFNNIFKIISNEI; this is encoded by the coding sequence GTGATAGAAATTAAAGAAGTTTTAAAAGAGATATTTAAAAATAGATTTCAAATTGATTTTGATAAAATGGATGAAATAGCAATGAATAAACAATTACTTGGATTGGAAATAGGAATGTCACCTAATGATTTAGTATATTTGTTGTTTGATATAGAAAAAGAATTTAAAATAAATGTTCCTAAAGAAGAAATAGCAAAAGGTAACTTTTGTACTTTCAATAATATATTCAAAATTATATCTAATGAGATATAA
- a CDS encoding GNAT family N-acetyltransferase produces MKRSIKQCYTFKIMDENTFIGDVIVRYNGNNNYYLGELCIIPEYENIGIGQKVMSFILDYFVDAKHWSLETLVDKKRNHYFYKKLGFNITKEYMDGIVKVALFEKNL; encoded by the coding sequence ATGAAAAGATCTATTAAGCAATGCTATACATTTAAAATTATGGATGAAAATACTTTCATAGGTGATGTAATTGTAAGATATAATGGTAACAATAACTATTATTTAGGGGAGCTTTGCATCATTCCGGAATATGAAAATATAGGTATAGGACAAAAAGTAATGAGTTTTATTCTTGACTATTTTGTTGATGCTAAACATTGGTCTCTTGAAACTCTTGTTGATAAAAAGCGTAATCACTATTTCTACAAAAAACTCGGTTTTAATATAACAAAAGAATATATGGATGGTATCGTAAAAGTTGCGCTTTTTGAAAAGAACTTGTAG
- a CDS encoding ABC transporter ATP-binding protein, translating to MNVINVENKNILKKTIKLLNPYKKYIVYIILCMIGSCLISMILPLVNKELMDNGLIEKNIKVIINLCIVNFVLLLVEQIIIIFETKFESYVSVMMPYNLNKKAFKHLLKLKIEYFNEKNFAEIMNNINIDISNVCRISDRNSFFLMIEIFRMIGGLIGLIIIDYKLTALILLIIPIRYTIVNYFAKKRKELFEKYMEYNRDYSAWYGDTISGIKEIKLWGLETIKTGQFIKKQRNIVKINIRMFFLDKINEILETLIFQIIVNSLYIIGGYMLMKSNITVGSLLAFIAYSTYVTSPISSILNIKYNFSNVIPSAKRLFQFLDTDCEIFKGIHINNINENHLNIQFENVSFYYNKDKIILNNINIKIDKGEKIAIIGENGSGKSTLINLFLRLYKPCKGKILINGTNINDFNLKEYRKLISVVNQEIYLFNQTIKENIILNSRIKEKQLNKIYKNAKLNEFINKLPNKSETNVGRNGSNLSGGEKQKIAMARALARGSEILILDEATANLDIQSENYINQLINKEFREKTVIVISHRRDILKYMDRVFELKNGQVNQIELYDILKKLS from the coding sequence ATGAATGTGATTAATGTTGAAAATAAAAATATTTTAAAAAAGACAATTAAATTGCTTAATCCTTATAAAAAATACATAGTTTACATAATTTTATGCATGATAGGATCTTGTTTAATTAGTATGATTCTTCCACTAGTAAATAAAGAATTGATGGATAATGGATTAATAGAAAAAAATATAAAAGTTATTATAAATCTTTGTATCGTGAATTTTGTTCTTTTATTGGTAGAACAAATTATAATAATTTTTGAAACAAAGTTTGAATCATATGTAAGTGTAATGATGCCTTATAATTTAAACAAAAAAGCATTTAAACATTTATTAAAGCTTAAAATAGAATACTTTAATGAAAAAAATTTTGCTGAAATAATGAATAATATAAATATAGATATTAGTAATGTATGTAGAATATCAGATAGAAATAGTTTTTTTCTAATGATAGAAATATTTAGAATGATAGGAGGGCTTATAGGTCTTATTATAATAGATTATAAGTTAACTGCTTTAATTCTATTAATTATACCTATAAGATATACTATTGTTAACTATTTTGCAAAAAAAAGAAAAGAGTTATTTGAAAAATATATGGAATATAACAGAGATTATTCAGCTTGGTATGGCGATACTATAAGTGGAATAAAGGAGATAAAATTATGGGGATTGGAAACTATAAAAACAGGACAATTTATAAAAAAACAAAGAAATATAGTAAAAATAAATATAAGAATGTTTTTTTTAGATAAAATTAATGAAATTTTAGAAACTTTAATATTCCAAATAATCGTAAACTCTCTATATATAATTGGTGGATATATGCTTATGAAGAGTAATATTACAGTAGGGTCTTTATTAGCATTCATAGCATATAGTACGTATGTAACATCACCCATATCTTCAATATTAAATATTAAGTACAATTTTTCAAATGTTATACCATCAGCTAAAAGATTATTTCAATTTTTAGACACAGATTGTGAAATATTTAAGGGTATACATATTAACAATATAAATGAAAACCATTTAAATATACAATTTGAAAACGTTTCGTTTTATTATAATAAAGATAAAATTATTTTAAACAATATAAACATAAAGATAGATAAAGGTGAAAAAATCGCAATAATAGGGGAAAATGGTTCTGGGAAATCTACATTGATAAATCTATTTTTAAGATTATATAAACCTTGTAAGGGTAAAATTTTAATTAATGGAACTAATATAAATGACTTTAACTTAAAAGAGTATAGAAAACTCATATCAGTAGTAAATCAAGAAATATATCTATTTAATCAAACTATAAAAGAAAATATAATTCTTAATTCACGAATTAAGGAAAAACAATTAAATAAAATATATAAAAATGCTAAGCTAAATGAATTTATAAATAAATTACCTAATAAATCTGAAACTAATGTAGGACGAAATGGCTCAAATTTATCAGGTGGTGAAAAACAAAAAATAGCTATGGCAAGAGCACTAGCAAGAGGCTCAGAAATATTAATATTAGATGAAGCTACTGCAAATTTAGATATACAATCTGAAAACTATATAAATCAATTAATAAATAAAGAATTCAGAGAAAAAACTGTTATAGTAATAAGTCATAGAAGGGATATTTTAAAATACATGGATAGGGTGTTTGAATTAAAAAATGGACAAGTTAACCAAATAGAACTTTATGATATATTAAAAAAATTAAGTTAA